One stretch of Chryseobacterium indologenes DNA includes these proteins:
- a CDS encoding SDR family NAD(P)-dependent oxidoreductase, translating into MKLENKVAVITGGNSGIGLATAKEFIEQGAHVYITGRRKEQLDEAVKQLGSGVTAVQSDVSNLEDIDKLIAEVKGKHGKIDVLVSNVGIAHFEPLGYISEESFDQLFSTNVKGTVFLVQKALPLMSTGGSIILTGSVNGSKGTPAMSVYSATKAAVRNLARSWALDLKGTGIRVNVLSPGATSTENVVKNLNAIGQFEAISEGIALQSPLGRFAEPHEVAKAALFLASDDSTFTTGSELFVDGGFGQI; encoded by the coding sequence ATGAAATTAGAGAACAAAGTGGCCGTAATTACCGGTGGTAACAGTGGTATCGGACTTGCGACGGCAAAAGAATTTATAGAACAAGGCGCTCATGTATACATTACCGGACGCAGAAAGGAACAACTTGATGAGGCTGTAAAGCAACTTGGTTCGGGAGTAACTGCAGTGCAAAGTGATGTTTCCAATTTGGAAGATATAGACAAGCTGATCGCAGAGGTTAAAGGGAAGCATGGAAAGATAGATGTCTTGGTTTCAAATGTTGGGATTGCTCATTTTGAGCCATTGGGCTATATTTCAGAAGAGTCTTTTGACCAGCTGTTCTCAACCAATGTGAAAGGAACAGTGTTTCTTGTACAGAAAGCTTTACCCTTAATGTCCACTGGGGGGTCAATAATTCTTACGGGATCGGTGAATGGATCAAAAGGAACGCCTGCTATGAGTGTCTATAGTGCCACTAAGGCAGCTGTACGAAATCTTGCAAGATCTTGGGCACTGGATCTTAAAGGCACAGGCATCCGTGTGAATGTTCTTTCACCTGGAGCTACATCGACCGAAAATGTGGTAAAAAATCTCAATGCAATTGGTCAGTTCGAGGCGATCTCAGAAGGGATTGCTCTGCAGAGTCCTCTAGGACGTTTCGCTGAACCACATGAGGTGGCTAAGGCTGCACTATTTCTAGCCTCAGATGACAGTACATTTACAACAGGCAGTGAACTGTTTGTAGATGGAGGATTTGGTCAGATATAA
- a CDS encoding winged helix-turn-helix transcriptional regulator: MKSNADNNNRLLISDAPCLDTLKATVRLLSGKWKLQIITFLLEKGRTRFMDIQRGVRGISCKVLSKELQQMEQDCIVVRMESDPKLTIVEYELTEHGCTLKLLLLHITRWGEQHNKIITTTNP; this comes from the coding sequence ATGAAATCAAATGCAGACAACAATAATCGTCTTTTAATTTCAGATGCTCCCTGCCTTGATACCCTAAAAGCAACAGTTCGTCTTTTATCTGGAAAGTGGAAACTACAGATCATCACTTTTTTGTTGGAAAAAGGAAGGACAAGATTTATGGATATTCAACGTGGTGTTCGTGGAATTTCATGTAAAGTCCTTTCCAAGGAATTACAACAGATGGAACAGGATTGTATTGTAGTCCGTATGGAAAGTGATCCCAAATTGACAATCGTTGAATACGAGCTGACTGAACATGGATGCACATTGAAATTATTACTACTTCATATTACAAGATGGGGCGAGCAACATAATAAAATAATTACAACAACAAATCCCTGA
- a CDS encoding nuclear transport factor 2 family protein translates to MTLEILKTKEELRDLIDAYAYLGDDKKISEQMQLFTKDATYKVYMNGVLVANTTGTDVLEKEFSGHAAQVKTYFTLNGQHTVKIDGDKATGVSFTQIKMVRENEGKDNITDYSVKYEDIYVLQEGKWLISERIGHFLILEERSLNA, encoded by the coding sequence ATGACACTAGAAATTTTAAAAACAAAAGAAGAATTGAGAGATCTTATTGATGCGTATGCATATTTGGGAGACGATAAGAAGATCTCCGAACAGATGCAACTTTTTACAAAAGACGCAACCTATAAAGTATATATGAATGGAGTACTTGTAGCCAACACTACCGGAACAGATGTGCTGGAAAAAGAATTCAGCGGGCATGCAGCACAGGTAAAAACCTACTTCACTTTGAATGGGCAGCACACTGTAAAAATTGATGGTGATAAAGCTACGGGAGTTTCCTTTACCCAAATCAAGATGGTCAGAGAGAATGAAGGTAAAGATAATATCACTGATTACAGTGTTAAATATGAAGATATCTACGTGCTTCAGGAAGGAAAATGGCTAATTAGTGAGCGTATAGGTCATTTTCTTATCCTTGAAGAAAGATCTTTAAATGCTTAG
- a CDS encoding NAD(P)-dependent oxidoreductase, with protein sequence MKIAIFGGTGTSGLLTIEKALKEGHEVTAYARKPEKITFKHENLTVVKGELTEYDKIEKVIGDVKAVISLLGPTGKAKDTLISNGYRNIITAMKKHGVKRLITAVSTSYRDPQDKFSFMVSFGVVMLKVVGASILKDILTMGDLIKNSQLDWTMARLPMLKNNPERGKIHIGYTGDGRFNFFELTRADLANFLVRQLTENTYLYAAPAISN encoded by the coding sequence ATGAAGATCGCAATATTTGGAGGCACGGGTACTTCAGGGTTATTAACAATAGAAAAAGCCCTTAAAGAAGGACATGAGGTTACTGCTTATGCAAGAAAGCCGGAGAAGATTACTTTTAAGCACGAGAACCTTACTGTGGTAAAAGGAGAACTTACGGAATATGATAAGATTGAGAAAGTAATCGGTGATGTAAAAGCAGTAATCAGTCTTCTCGGGCCAACAGGTAAAGCAAAAGATACACTGATCTCCAATGGATACCGAAATATTATTACTGCGATGAAGAAACATGGTGTAAAGCGTCTCATCACAGCAGTATCCACCAGTTACAGGGATCCACAAGATAAATTTAGCTTTATGGTGTCCTTCGGGGTGGTCATGCTTAAGGTAGTTGGTGCAAGTATACTTAAAGATATCCTCACAATGGGGGATTTGATCAAAAACAGTCAGTTGGACTGGACAATGGCTCGACTACCCATGCTAAAGAACAATCCGGAAAGAGGAAAGATCCATATTGGATATACAGGTGATGGGAGATTTAATTTCTTTGAATTGACCAGAGCGGACTTAGCTAATTTTCTTGTCCGTCAGTTAACAGAAAATACTTATCTGTACGCCGCACCTGCAATAAGTAATTAG
- a CDS encoding winged helix-turn-helix transcriptional regulator produces MDKKEIDNEVNKEFTEDCTKLLASVSDALYAIGGKWKLMIIIAMARGNHRFTELQRQVKGISARVLSSELKELELNGFIIKKVSVGYPVTIEYELLPYSHTLEELVGAMSRWGIQHREKIKSEMSAGS; encoded by the coding sequence ATGGATAAGAAGGAAATAGATAATGAGGTGAACAAGGAATTCACAGAAGACTGTACAAAACTTCTGGCATCTGTAAGTGATGCGCTATATGCCATCGGGGGTAAATGGAAGCTCATGATCATCATTGCAATGGCAAGGGGAAACCACCGTTTTACCGAACTGCAGAGACAGGTGAAAGGAATATCGGCAAGGGTATTGTCCAGCGAACTCAAAGAGCTGGAACTTAATGGCTTTATCATTAAAAAAGTATCCGTTGGATATCCAGTCACTATTGAATATGAACTGTTGCCTTATAGCCATACGCTTGAGGAATTGGTCGGAGCAATGAGCAGATGGGGCATTCAGCATCGTGAAAAAATAAAAAGTGAAATGTCAGCTGGCAGTTAA